In Anas platyrhynchos isolate ZD024472 breed Pekin duck chromosome 19, IASCAAS_PekinDuck_T2T, whole genome shotgun sequence, the genomic window gaaaaaaaaaaatgccaggaggAGCTCCCCCCGGGAGCAAAAGCACAGAGTGCACTGCCTGCCTGGGAAATCCTCCAcctcctcaccaccctcacaccCCTGCTCCCTTCCCTGGGGGAAAATCCCTCTCTCATTCCCAGTTCAGATCTGGGATTCTCCCAGTCCCCACGAGgccatttcttcttttgagTAAAAGAGGCGAGATCCACGTCGCCTGTTTATTTAACATCCTGCTCCTCGACAGCATCCTCAGTCCCTGAGTGAACCCTCTTGCCCGTGCAGCCAGCGACAGAGCCAGGGAGCGAAGGCAGGCGGCCGGACACCAACAGCGGTGGTGGAGCCAGCACAGGTCTCACcgctgctggggagggaagaatGTGAAACCAGCTTTACAGCGCGAATTTACAGTCTCAGAGCTGCAGTGGCCATGTATGGATGGATGCATCAGACCCTTTTAGAAGAGCTCAAATACGAATACAAATTCTCCTTTTAAATCAGCAAATGTTTCTCTGGAATAAATCCAAACCAAACAGAGGTTAACGTGTTCCTGGGAAATGCATTAAATGTAGCGCACACCAGTCTTCCTAATGGAGAGTGGTGATGCTCCATCTCGTCCTGGATCGTTTTGATAACCATTGGAAGTCATAGCGGACCTCCCATTAATTTTCTCAGTAAGAGACATTTAGGTTTGATGCACTTAATATGGCAAGAGAGCAGTATGAATAAGTAATTTATACCCTCAACACTCATCTTTCTCAGCCAATTGGCACGAACCAAGTGGAGAGCGTATCTTTTAAACCAGTAACTACTTATCACACCTTTCAATGCACAGGAAGCTGCTGGAGTTGTGATAAACATGATCAAACTATTAAACTAAGAAATATCTGGCTATGTGGTTTCCGGGAAATGGTGCCTCAAacaaaccacagctactgccaACAGAGACAATATTTTAGGTGCTTCTACAGCTAATGGAGCGGTGGTGGGCGTAGGGAAaggaagctgcagagagcacaCGCTCAGAGCACCATTATTTCCTTAAAAACTGGCAAACACAGTACAATCCATTTGTTTGAACGTTAATGAGTAAAGCTAACCGTAAACCTGCAAAGAGCTGTTAGCTGCCGCGTCTCACACACCTGCACGCTACAGAAGGGAGCTGCTCGTGAGAGGAGCAGCGATGCTCAGGCTTTGGGCAGGCGTCTGCAAGCCCGCGCTTAGAAGACACATCCCAGTAGTTGTGAGAAACCTCTTTGGTTTCATCTACCTTTGTCTGGGTAAAGCAAAGTTCTCCTTTTGCACACAAGCTGCCCCAGAAGAGAGCCCgcctgcccagcccctgctgctggaCTGGCTCCTGCCGCTGTCTGTCGAGCAGCACTTCCTCTTTCATAAATCACATTTTGCATTCTGAGCATGCGTCTCCTCTTCCAtgccatttttgttttcagataacCATTAGCTTAATTAATCAAGGGAAATGCATCACTTCTGATTGTCTGCTCTACCAGCTAGGCTGGGATGGTGGGGAGATGCCTCTGACCAAGCCGTCCCCATGCGGGGCTCACCCGTGCACCCTGCGAGCTCCTGCCCCGACGCCAGCGccgctgcctctgcccagcCCTCACGCCCTCCTGGTGACACGTGGTGCTGATCAAAGCCCTCTTAAGATTCAGCACAGCTAACAGGCAAAACGCTGATTTTAATCACAGTTCACCTATTTCCACTTGCTCTCTGCATGCACAGGATGAGATTCTGGGGTCCCCGGTCCTCTCCATGGAGGCAGGTGAAAATCGCGAAACATTGCATGAGTTTCCATCGAGTTTGAAGCATCAGCTGAAACAAGATGAACCCAGATGCCAGTTTTGACCTTGCCCACACTTGGAAGTTTAACAAAATAGCCACGATGAAACCATTTTTATGGTGTAAGCTCCCAGAAGCCATTTCCACCACAATAAGAGCATGCAGAAGAGCAAACCTAACCTACACATCTCAGCAACGGTGCCTACATTCACGATTGTTCCACTTCCACACAGACCCCGACGGCTGTCCAAGCTGGAGAAAATGGCATCCACAAGCTGAACGGCCGCTATTCCTCCAGATCAACTTCAAGCAACAGCCTAAGATGAGCAAGGCCATCACACCACGTCTGTGAGCACAAGGTTCAGAGGGAAGCCTCCCCACGAGCACCCGACCCTGCCTGGAGATGCTGTAAGCAGCCCtggtggggcaggagcaggacaaGGCCAAGGACCATGCACTGTGCCTCATGCAGACGTTGCCATTTTGTAAAATGTTAGCCCTGTGCTGTATTTTCAGCAGATTCCAGCAACTGTTAATCTAGTTCAGAGATGCCTGCAGGCCTACTTATGAAATCTGGACCATCCTGCGTTCTGGAGAAGTTCAGTTCCTCCTCTAATCACGACCCTGCCCAAAGCTGGGGATAATTCTGCTGGAGTGGCACCATCAGGCTAACAGCCAGCGCCTGCCCATCCCCTGCAGCCACCTTCCTGGCCCCCGTTTCCAGAAGCCTTGCAGATTTGCTGCTGCAAGCTCTGCCCAGCCCCTTTTGCCTTGGCACAGCGCaagcctccccctgccccgctGGCAGGGAGGGAAGCCCAGCACCAAGCCAGGCACGGAGCCACGTGCTCCTGTGACCTCGTGGTCCTCCTGGGGGGCACCAGGAGAAAACAGGGTGCCCTTTACATATCACAGGCTGCAAGCACTCATCTCTGTGCTTTTGGGGAAAAGACGGAGCTGTTGGATGTGCTGCTCCTGTCCTACGAGACGAAGCCAGCGCCGTGCCTCAGCCCTGTGAGTGCCTCCAGGCCGCCTGGGCACagcctgccccccaccccaagcaAGCTGCCGTGCTGTTTGTATGCAGTAACAAATGCACTCCAAATCCTTGTAGTTTTTGTAAAGGTTTATAGTCCTTTGCAATGATTGCATGATACATTTCTCCCCCCATGACACAGCCCTCGGACCAGGAAGCGCTGCTGGCAGCTCGCGCTCCACCTACGAGCAGCTGGGCTTTGCAATCCGATCTACACTAGCTGCAGAACATCAAATGCACTTTCAACATCTCCATTTAATATTTACATTCAAGCAATTAATAATTGGAAGCTTATAGTTTAGACATTTCTAATAGCAGCAATTTCTATAATAGCTTGTTTAGCTTTAGataacgatttttttttttttgcacatagAAACACCACATGTGTACAGtatcaaaaaatatataccaGGGATGGTCCTGCGGGTCGTAAGGAGGGCAAGGGGACGAGACTAACAAATGCTGAAtggttaaaaaggaaaacagaaaatattcgTTTGATATAGTTTATAAGGTGATCTAGGGACTCCATAAATCTAGGCTTTATATTTCATTATATAAATAcctacaaataaatatattagcACGGTCGGAGGGCGACCAGCTTTCAGCTCAAACAATACATTTCAATAACACCACGTACAAACGGGAGCAAGAATCACTCGACAAGTTAGCACTGTTAAAATATAATACTATAACTCTGAGGAACTGGCAGGCCCCGTCCTCGCCAGTCCCGGTGCTTGCAGGTCCCAGCGGCAGCCCCACGACCCGGGgcgggagcagcagcagaggacacCCCGCGTGGCAGGGACGGCCACCGCACCGCgccccggtgtccccgcagcCAGGGCAGGCTCAGCCGCCCCGCAGGGGCTCCGGGGAGGGGGCACCAGTACCTTGGAGGGAGGCGGTGGGgccggcggccccggggcgggcaggcggctcccatggggagcagCCACCGGCCACCTCACACCGTCACGTACTCCTTGAAGGTCACGGTCAGGCAGTTTGCGGTCACGTCTGTGATAATTATATTCCCAAAGAAGGGCTTGAATTCCTGCAGGGActcggcctcctcctcctcctccgcagcctcccggggctgcggtGGCTCCGCAGCCGGCTTCTCGGCCGGCACCGGTGGCACCTCCGGCTTCACCTGCGCCAGGGCCGGCTCGCCCTCCGCCCGCGGCTTCACGCAGCGCAAGTCTATGGGCTCGTCCAGGTCCGAATCCAGCAGGATGACCTCTGGCTGGGCAGCGGCGGGTGCCTCCGGCCGCTCGGGGCCGGGAGGGCTGAGGCAGGTGGGGGCACTGATGCTCCGGGACGTCAGGCGCTTCTTGCCCGGCTCCCGGTCCCCGTGCGGCTCCGACAGGCAGCGCTTGCGGGCGCCCGGGCTGGAGAGGTTCAGTCCCATGGAGGAcgggctgtgctcctgcccgGGGCTCAGGGACCAGGGCACGAGGTCCGGCTTGGTGGtgagctgcaggggctgctctaCTGGAGGAAGGGGCAGCTCCTTGGCCGGGGGAGGCTTCCTGGGGCTCTCCTCCAGCTCCGCAGGGGGCTGCCTGCCCTCGGCCTCTGCGGCACCCAGGGCATTGCTGCCCACCACCCTCTCCTCCCCCGGCTTCCTCCAAGCCTCCAGCTTCTCTTCCCCACCCTTCTTAGGAGTCCTCTCCTCCGTGGCCCGCTTCCGGGGTGCCTCCCCGGACTTGATCTTCACCGCCTGCATGCCGTTCTCCATGTACTTGCTCATGACGATCACGATGCGCCCgttcttgtttttgttcttgacGATCTTCATCTTGCCCCCGAGGCCGTTGCTCGTCACCCTGTCCCGAGGGGGGGGCCCGGTACCACTGGACATGTTCTTCTCAGCCCCGTTCTTGCTCTCGGCAGAGAGGTTCTTGACCGGGCCCAGCAAGTTTTTGGCCGGGCCGTGCGCCCACTTGTCCGGATGGGCGACCAGGGGGCTCTTGTTACTGTCCAAGCAGGCCTGGCTCTGCGGCTCCTTGCTGCTGGGCTGGTAATGGGGCTCGTACATCTTGGGGTCCGGCTGGTAGTGGTGGTGCTTCTTGCTGTTCAGCTGGTAGTAATACTTGCCTTTGCTGTGGGACTGGTGCTTCATGCTGCTCTCCTTGCCATTGGGCTGGTACTGGTGGTGCTTCTTGCTGTTGAGTTCAtactggtgctgctggctcttGCCGGAGGAGCCGAGGTCCAGCTTTGGCCTGGTGTCCACAGCAGGGTCCTGCAGCCCCGTCAGGATGTTCGAGCGGCGGGCAAAGGAGGGAAGCTGCAACGCAAAGCCAAGGGCTGTGGTCAGCCAGGGACCTAGAGCAGGGCCCCGGTGCTCCGGCAGGCACTGGGGGCTGCTGTGCAGCGCCCACCCCTCCCGTGGCTCTGCTCGCCGGGCTGCAGCACGGCACGCTCGGTGCACCGCAGAGCCCCAGCCCGCTCCCACTTACAGGCCGTGCATTGCTCCAGATTAATGAagcaatgaaaagaagaaaagcaccCTTCAATCAGCTGTCTGGGAACGGGGACcaaacagggctgctgctgcacagcttgCGAGCAGCCTGCTAATGCCGCCCAGCCGCCGGTGCCGTGGGtctgccctgcagccctggggggctggggggagggcTGCATCGTCcccccctggggctgggagctccTGATGAGCTCAGTGCTGGGGACACGCGTCCCCACGGCACTGCCAAGCGCCAGGCTGCGCACAACAGCTCCTCTGCATGATGAAACCCGCTGCAAGCGGCTCCCTGGGGACACGTGGCACTgcaaacaggctgcccaggagcGTGGGGCTGGGCTCCC contains:
- the CBX4 gene encoding E3 SUMO-protein ligase CBX4 isoform X2 — translated: MGYRKRGPKPKPLVMQLPSFARRSNILTGLQDPAVDTRPKLDLGSSGKSQQHQYELNSKKHHQYQPNGKESSMKHQSHSKGKYYYQLNSKKHHHYQPDPKMYEPHYQPSSKEPQSQACLDSNKSPLVAHPDKWAHGPAKNLLGPVKNLSAESKNGAEKNMSSGTGPPPRDRVTSNGLGGKMKIVKNKNKNGRIVIVMSKYMENGMQAVKIKSGEAPRKRATEERTPKKGGEEKLEAWRKPGEERVVGSNALGAAEAEGRQPPAELEESPRKPPPAKELPLPPVEQPLQLTTKPDLVPWSLSPGQEHSPSSMGLNLSSPGARKRCLSEPHGDREPGKKRLTSRSISAPTCLSPPGPERPEAPAAAQPEVILLDSDLDEPIDLRCVKPRAEGEPALAQVKPEVPPVPAEKPAAEPPQPREAAEEEEEAESLQEFKPFFGNIIITDVTANCLTVTFKEYVTV
- the CBX4 gene encoding E3 SUMO-protein ligase CBX4 isoform X1; translation: MELPAVGEHVFAVESIEKKRIRKGRVEYLVKWRGWSPKYNTWEPEENILDPRLLIAFQNRERQEQLMGYRKRGPKPKPLVMQLPSFARRSNILTGLQDPAVDTRPKLDLGSSGKSQQHQYELNSKKHHQYQPNGKESSMKHQSHSKGKYYYQLNSKKHHHYQPDPKMYEPHYQPSSKEPQSQACLDSNKSPLVAHPDKWAHGPAKNLLGPVKNLSAESKNGAEKNMSSGTGPPPRDRVTSNGLGGKMKIVKNKNKNGRIVIVMSKYMENGMQAVKIKSGEAPRKRATEERTPKKGGEEKLEAWRKPGEERVVGSNALGAAEAEGRQPPAELEESPRKPPPAKELPLPPVEQPLQLTTKPDLVPWSLSPGQEHSPSSMGLNLSSPGARKRCLSEPHGDREPGKKRLTSRSISAPTCLSPPGPERPEAPAAAQPEVILLDSDLDEPIDLRCVKPRAEGEPALAQVKPEVPPVPAEKPAAEPPQPREAAEEEEEAESLQEFKPFFGNIIITDVTANCLTVTFKEYVTV